One Desulfitibacter sp. BRH_c19 genomic region harbors:
- a CDS encoding UDP pyrophosphate synthase has product MKFTKNNKQKVPEQPLVTFNRDKIPQHVAIIMDGNGRWAQKRGLPRYAGHKAGVEALKEIVKACINLNVKILSVFAFSTENWKRPKEEVSILMDLLTRHLATEMGNLHKNGVRINCIGSLDKLPVSAQKEISKAYSLTKDNQKLILNIALNYGGRLEIVETAKKIAVKVSEGNLDPEDITEDFFSRNLFTEGQPDPDLLIRPSGEMRLSNFYLWQTAYTEIYVSGVLWPDFRKKHLVEAIVDFQNRDRRFGGINK; this is encoded by the coding sequence TTGAAATTTACAAAAAATAATAAGCAAAAGGTTCCTGAACAGCCATTAGTTACCTTTAATAGGGATAAAATTCCCCAACATGTGGCAATAATTATGGATGGAAACGGGCGTTGGGCACAAAAGAGAGGTTTGCCAAGATATGCTGGGCATAAAGCTGGAGTAGAAGCTTTAAAGGAGATAGTCAAAGCTTGCATAAACTTAAATGTGAAAATACTTAGCGTTTTTGCTTTCTCAACTGAGAATTGGAAAAGGCCTAAGGAAGAAGTAAGCATTCTAATGGATCTTTTAACAAGACATTTGGCTACGGAAATGGGTAATTTACATAAAAATGGTGTAAGGATTAATTGCATCGGCAGTCTGGATAAGCTACCAGTTTCTGCACAAAAAGAGATTTCAAAAGCATATTCATTAACTAAAGATAATCAAAAGCTGATTCTTAATATTGCTTTGAATTACGGAGGTAGACTAGAAATAGTAGAAACTGCCAAAAAAATTGCTGTTAAAGTTTCTGAGGGCAATCTAGATCCAGAAGACATTACAGAGGATTTTTTTTCAAGGAATTTATTTACAGAAGGACAACCGGATCCTGATTTGCTTATAAGGCCTTCTGGTGAAATGAGACTATCTAATTTCTATCTTTGGCAAACTGCCTATACTGAAATATATGTATCTGGAGTGTTATGGCCAGATTTCAGAAAAAAACATTTAGTAGAGGCCATTGTTGATTTTCAAAATAGAGATAGAAGATTTGGGGGAATAAACAAGTAA
- a CDS encoding ribosome recycling factor, with amino-acid sequence MLKEIYGEAEQRMGKSIEVLKKDFASIRAGRANPAILDKVRVDYYGVPTPINQMANISVPEPRLLMVTPWDKSVIGNIEKAILKSDLGLNPNNDGSIIRISIPQLTEERRKDLVKMVKRKSEDFRVEIRNARRDANDQVKMFEKEGEISEDDARKGVDKIQELTDKYVEKINQILENKEMEIMEV; translated from the coding sequence ATGTTAAAAGAGATTTATGGTGAAGCTGAACAAAGAATGGGTAAATCTATTGAAGTCTTAAAAAAGGATTTTGCATCTATCCGAGCTGGAAGGGCTAACCCAGCAATCTTAGATAAGGTCAGGGTTGATTATTATGGTGTGCCAACCCCGATTAATCAAATGGCAAATATTTCAGTACCAGAACCAAGGCTATTAATGGTTACACCATGGGATAAGAGTGTGATAGGCAATATTGAAAAGGCAATTCTTAAATCAGATTTGGGATTAAATCCAAATAATGATGGTTCGATTATTAGGATATCTATTCCTCAATTAACTGAAGAGAGACGAAAAGATCTCGTGAAAATGGTTAAGAGAAAGTCAGAGGACTTCCGGGTAGAGATACGAAATGCTAGAAGAGATGCTAACGATCAGGTAAAAATGTTTGAAAAAGAAGGCGAGATAAGTGAAGATGATGCGCGAAAAGGTGTAGATAAAATTCAGGAACTTACTGATAAATATGTTGAAAAGATTAATCAAATACTAGAAAATAAAGAAATGGAAATAATGGAGGTATAA
- the pyrH gene encoding UMP kinase (Catalyzes the phosphorylation of UMP to UDP), translating to MHEPKFKRIILKVSGEALAGDNDYGIDQKTLNLIAMQVKDVARLGVETAIVVGGGNIWRGVSGSSKGMDRATADYMGMLATVINALALQDALEAVEVDTRVQTAIEMRQVAEPYIRRRAIRHLEKGRTVIFAGGTGNPYFSTDTTAALRAAEIEAEVILMAKKVDGVYDSDPMINPSAKKFIDLNYIDVLNMGLGVMDSTATSLCMDNKIPIIVFNIDQHGNILKAVLGEKIGTYVGR from the coding sequence TTGCATGAGCCTAAATTTAAAAGGATAATATTAAAAGTTAGTGGTGAAGCGTTAGCAGGAGATAATGATTATGGTATTGATCAGAAGACTTTAAATTTAATAGCTATGCAAGTGAAGGATGTAGCAAGATTAGGAGTAGAGACAGCTATTGTAGTAGGTGGAGGAAACATTTGGCGAGGTGTCTCAGGGAGTTCAAAAGGAATGGATAGAGCCACAGCTGACTATATGGGAATGTTGGCAACTGTTATTAATGCATTGGCCCTTCAAGATGCTCTAGAAGCAGTTGAGGTAGACACAAGGGTGCAAACAGCTATTGAGATGAGACAGGTTGCGGAACCGTATATTAGACGAAGAGCCATTAGACATCTTGAAAAGGGTAGAACTGTGATTTTCGCAGGGGGTACTGGTAATCCATATTTTTCTACTGATACTACAGCAGCGTTAAGGGCAGCAGAAATTGAAGCAGAGGTTATTCTAATGGCCAAAAAAGTAGATGGTGTATATGATTCCGACCCTATGATAAATCCTAGTGCAAAGAAATTTATTGATCTAAACTATATTGATGTGTTAAACATGGGACTTGGTGTAATGGATTCTACTGCTACTTCTCTTTGTATGGATAATAAAATACCTATAATTGTATTTAATATAGACCAGCATGGTAATATTTTAAAAGCAGTTTTGGGAGAAAAAATTGGAACATATGTAGGGAGGTAA
- a CDS encoding elongation factor Ts, with the protein MITASMVKELREKTGAGMMDCKKALQKCDGNLEKAVDYLREKGLADAAKKSGRVASEGMVASYIHGNGRIGVLVEINCETDFVAKTDEFKELCHDIAMQIAASNPIYVTPDEMPQEDLEKEKAILKAQALNEGKPEKVVEKMVIGRLEKHLKEICLIEQPFIKDTDITVKDLIKEKIAKIGENISVRRFSRFELGEGIEKQKADFASEVQSMTQN; encoded by the coding sequence ATGATCACCGCTTCAATGGTTAAAGAACTTAGAGAAAAAACTGGTGCTGGTATGATGGACTGTAAAAAGGCACTCCAAAAATGTGATGGAAATCTAGAAAAAGCAGTTGATTATTTACGTGAGAAAGGACTAGCTGATGCTGCCAAAAAATCAGGTAGAGTTGCTTCAGAAGGAATGGTTGCCTCTTACATACATGGAAATGGCAGAATAGGTGTTTTAGTTGAAATTAATTGTGAAACTGATTTTGTTGCTAAGACTGATGAATTTAAAGAACTGTGTCACGATATAGCAATGCAAATAGCAGCTTCAAATCCTATATATGTAACACCGGATGAGATGCCCCAGGAAGACCTAGAAAAAGAAAAGGCCATCTTAAAAGCACAAGCACTAAATGAGGGCAAACCAGAAAAAGTTGTTGAAAAAATGGTAATTGGTAGACTTGAAAAACACTTGAAGGAAATTTGCTTAATTGAGCAACCTTTTATTAAGGATACTGATATAACAGTTAAAGATTTGATTAAAGAAAAAATTGCAAAAATTGGGGAAAACATTTCTGTAAGAAGGTTTAGTCGCTTTGAGCTTGGTGAAGGCATAGAAAAACAAAAGGCTGACTTTGCATCAGAAGTTCAATCTATGACTCAAAATTAA